The following coding sequences lie in one Pyrobaculum sp. 3827-6 genomic window:
- a CDS encoding NfeD family protein, translating into MSRLLTLIAVLDDVFLFVLPAVVALLLYFSGLIPLWAAVAVSAPFVALAVYVGFKVFREAPRGYTYVGGRGVVVEDLKPVGVVKIGGEYWRAVCDGCRAARGDCVELVEVRNGVAYVKTCR; encoded by the coding sequence ATGTCTCGCCTCTTGACCCTCATCGCGGTGCTGGACGACGTGTTTTTATTTGTCCTGCCGGCCGTCGTGGCGCTGTTGCTGTACTTCTCTGGGCTTATCCCTCTGTGGGCCGCCGTGGCTGTGTCGGCTCCCTTTGTGGCGCTTGCGGTTTATGTAGGCTTTAAGGTGTTTAGAGAGGCGCCTAGGGGCTATACTTACGTCGGCGGCAGAGGCGTGGTCGTCGAGGATTTGAAGCCGGTTGGCGTGGTGAAGATCGGGGGTGAGTACTGGAGGGCAGTGTGTGACGGGTGTCGGGCGGCGCGGGGAGATTGCGTAGAGCTGGTGGAGGTGAGGAACGGCGTAGCCTACGTCAAGACTTGTCGCTAG
- the cyaB gene encoding class IV adenylate cyclase, with amino-acid sequence MLEVEVKYRADLSAVRHRLASLGFSLLSLEEEVDIYFQHPCRDFSATDEALRVRISKGGVAVTYKGPRMGVGAKTRLEVSAEASGGVVEILERLGFARVAAIRKRREYYRGGGFLVSLDAVEGLGEFVEIEKVVEDASQVAAAVEEIKRLASALGLVEEVKETYLELFLNTFKSRG; translated from the coding sequence ATGTTAGAGGTGGAGGTTAAGTACAGAGCCGACCTCTCCGCCGTCAGGCACCGCCTGGCTTCCCTGGGTTTTTCCCTCCTCTCTCTAGAGGAGGAGGTAGATATATACTTCCAGCACCCGTGCAGAGACTTCTCGGCCACAGACGAGGCCCTCCGGGTGAGGATTTCCAAGGGCGGGGTCGCGGTGACTTACAAGGGCCCTAGAATGGGCGTGGGGGCTAAGACCAGGTTGGAGGTTTCTGCAGAGGCGTCTGGCGGTGTCGTCGAGATTTTGGAGAGGCTGGGCTTCGCGAGGGTCGCCGCCATTAGGAAGAGGCGCGAGTACTACCGGGGAGGCGGGTTTTTGGTATCGCTCGACGCCGTGGAGGGGCTGGGCGAGTTTGTGGAGATTGAGAAGGTGGTGGAGGACGCGTCGCAGGTGGCGGCGGCTGTGGAGGAGATCAAGAGGCTAGCCAGCGCCTTGGGTCTTGTGGAGGAGGTCAAGGAAACTTATCTCGAGCTGTTTCTTAACACTTTTAAATCTAGGGGGTAG
- a CDS encoding AMMECR1 domain-containing protein, with amino-acid sequence MSLGAELISHVRAAMVSKLRGLPVPEIHPTLSRLRLGVFVTVESIVRSGGYERREVRGSLGVVEPFRDLAHDSARVAAKLAMSIPRFTEFDLRRSVVEVTLVEGLRPWDGGLAGFEWGREGVYAVAGDKKMVVLPQTMIERRLIGGALLRYVESMVGAPAELYRFYTRIFYELRPEGEVIERELWKSRVIRQFSEVVR; translated from the coding sequence ATGTCTCTCGGCGCTGAGCTTATCTCTCACGTGAGAGCTGCGATGGTCAGCAAGCTCCGCGGCCTTCCTGTGCCGGAGATCCACCCGACTCTTTCCCGTCTCCGCCTCGGCGTGTTCGTCACAGTGGAGTCTATTGTGAGGTCTGGCGGCTACGAGAGGAGGGAGGTCAGGGGGTCTCTCGGCGTGGTCGAGCCTTTTAGAGACTTGGCCCACGACTCGGCGAGGGTTGCCGCTAAGCTCGCCATGTCTATACCGAGGTTCACCGAGTTCGACCTGCGGCGGTCTGTTGTCGAGGTGACTCTTGTAGAGGGGCTGAGGCCCTGGGACGGGGGCTTGGCCGGCTTTGAGTGGGGGCGGGAGGGTGTCTACGCGGTTGCCGGCGACAAGAAGATGGTTGTGCTTCCACAGACTATGATTGAGAGGAGGCTGATTGGAGGGGCCCTCCTGCGCTATGTGGAGTCTATGGTGGGGGCGCCCGCGGAGCTGTATAGGTTCTACACGCGCATCTTCTACGAGCTGAGGCCTGAGGGGGAGGTGATTGAGAGGGAGTTGTGGAAGTCCCGTGTTATTAGGCAATTTTCTGAAGTTGTACGTTAA
- a CDS encoding nucleotidyltransferase family protein, translated as MKAVVLAAGLGTRLRPLTYFLPKPLVAVGGRPLITHIIEWLRANGVGEIAVVGYYMQEVLESYLSECHPDVAFFKSRRLLGTAGQLYYVREWAGGDMAVVNTDVLTNLDLRHPLELHRSSGALLTIVGQRYRASLRFGVLDTEGPALRAWREKPTIDYITSTGIYIISADVVKKLGEEYLDMNFLATSLMPRVAVYTAKEAYFYDVGTLEDLQSVANVVIGDLKP; from the coding sequence GTGAAGGCTGTTGTCCTCGCGGCGGGTCTGGGCACTAGGCTGAGGCCTCTTACGTATTTTCTGCCAAAGCCCCTAGTCGCCGTGGGGGGTCGACCCCTAATTACACACATTATTGAGTGGCTGAGGGCGAACGGCGTGGGGGAGATCGCCGTGGTGGGGTACTACATGCAGGAGGTGTTGGAGAGCTACCTCTCTGAGTGCCACCCAGACGTGGCGTTTTTCAAGTCGAGGAGGTTGCTGGGCACGGCCGGCCAGCTTTACTACGTCCGTGAATGGGCCGGCGGGGATATGGCGGTGGTTAATACAGACGTTTTGACAAACCTAGATCTCAGACACCCACTTGAGTTGCACAGATCGTCGGGTGCTCTGCTGACTATCGTCGGTCAGAGGTACAGGGCCTCTCTCCGCTTCGGCGTCTTGGATACGGAGGGGCCGGCGCTGAGGGCGTGGAGGGAGAAGCCTACTATTGACTACATAACGTCCACCGGTATATACATAATCTCTGCCGATGTCGTGAAGAAATTAGGCGAGGAGTACCTCGACATGAACTTCCTGGCGACGTCGCTGATGCCTAGAGTCGCTGTTTACACCGCGAAAGAGGCGTATTTCTACGACGTGGGGACGCTGGAGGATCTGCAATCAGTCGCCAACGTCGTGATTGGAGATTTGAAGCCGTAA
- a CDS encoding ATP-dependent DNA ligase — translation MQFGDLVKALAAIESTTQRTTMVKLLTSLFKKASPGEIDKIVYFILGDLRPPWEGVELGVAEKLCIRALSKASGAPASELEALYKKTGDVGEAARRALSASKRPGLLAFGPQRPLEVSEVYDVLLKVARASGEGAQDLKINLLSSLFARASPEEGKYIARFVVGKLRLGVADMTIIEGLSEAFGVEKEALERAYHVYPDLGRLARHVAEGRPLGEIKITPGVPVLPMLAQRLSSASEILAKLGGSAVCEYKYDGERAQIHLSKAGVKIFSRRLEDITHAYPDVVKAVREAVSAGEAILEGEIVAVDPDTGDMLPFQELMHRKRKHEVAAAVEMYPTVLYLFDVLYVDGEDLTEEPLIYRRVKLSEIVKESDKVSIAKWRIFDDPDSVDVFFHESVSMGTEGLICKSPTSVYEMGARGWNWIKYKRDYRSEMIDTVDLVVVGAFHGRGKRAGLYGAFLLAAYDPSTDMFYTVCKVGSGFTDADLKKMYETLQPLKLPHRHPRVVSKMEADVWFVPQVVIEVIGAEITLSPLHTCCLGAVRPGVGLAVRFPRFTGRYRSDKSPEQATTVAEMLELYKRQKKVAQPE, via the coding sequence GTGCAGTTTGGGGACCTGGTCAAGGCCCTAGCGGCTATAGAGTCGACGACTCAGAGGACGACTATGGTAAAGCTCCTTACTTCGCTGTTTAAGAAAGCAAGCCCTGGGGAGATCGACAAGATTGTCTACTTCATCCTTGGCGATCTGCGGCCGCCGTGGGAGGGGGTGGAGCTCGGCGTCGCTGAGAAGTTGTGTATCAGAGCCTTGTCGAAGGCAAGCGGGGCTCCGGCCTCTGAATTAGAGGCGCTGTACAAGAAGACGGGCGACGTGGGGGAGGCGGCGAGGCGCGCCCTCTCTGCCTCTAAGCGGCCTGGGCTCCTCGCCTTCGGCCCCCAGAGGCCGCTTGAGGTTTCCGAGGTGTACGACGTGTTGCTCAAGGTGGCCAGGGCTTCGGGCGAGGGGGCGCAGGACTTGAAGATAAACCTCCTCTCCTCTCTCTTCGCGCGGGCGTCGCCGGAGGAGGGGAAGTACATAGCCCGCTTCGTCGTGGGGAAGCTGAGGCTGGGGGTTGCCGACATGACGATTATAGAGGGGCTCTCCGAGGCCTTCGGCGTGGAGAAGGAGGCTTTGGAGAGGGCTTATCACGTCTACCCCGACCTGGGCCGCCTTGCTAGGCACGTCGCCGAGGGGAGGCCGCTGGGGGAGATAAAGATTACGCCCGGCGTGCCCGTGTTGCCCATGCTGGCCCAGAGGCTGTCCTCGGCCTCCGAGATCCTCGCCAAGCTCGGCGGCTCGGCGGTGTGTGAGTACAAGTACGACGGGGAGAGGGCCCAGATCCACCTCTCAAAGGCCGGGGTGAAGATTTTCAGCAGGAGGCTTGAGGACATCACCCACGCCTATCCAGACGTGGTGAAGGCTGTAAGGGAGGCGGTGTCGGCGGGGGAGGCGATCCTCGAGGGGGAGATAGTGGCCGTCGACCCCGACACCGGCGACATGTTGCCCTTCCAGGAGTTGATGCATAGGAAGAGGAAGCACGAAGTAGCGGCGGCCGTGGAGATGTACCCCACCGTCCTCTACCTCTTTGACGTGTTGTATGTAGACGGGGAGGACCTGACCGAGGAGCCCCTCATCTACCGCCGCGTCAAGCTTTCGGAGATCGTCAAGGAGAGCGACAAGGTATCCATTGCTAAGTGGAGGATTTTCGACGACCCCGACTCGGTGGACGTCTTCTTCCACGAGTCCGTGTCCATGGGCACGGAGGGGCTGATCTGCAAGTCGCCAACCTCTGTGTATGAAATGGGCGCCCGGGGGTGGAACTGGATTAAGTACAAGCGGGACTACCGCAGCGAGATGATAGACACCGTCGACCTCGTGGTGGTCGGCGCGTTCCACGGCCGCGGGAAGAGGGCGGGCCTCTACGGCGCCTTTCTCCTTGCGGCCTACGACCCATCCACAGACATGTTCTACACCGTGTGTAAAGTGGGGAGCGGCTTCACCGACGCCGACCTCAAGAAGATGTACGAAACGTTGCAACCCCTCAAGCTCCCCCACAGACACCCCAGGGTGGTGTCAAAGATGGAGGCCGACGTCTGGTTCGTCCCCCAGGTGGTGATAGAGGTCATAGGCGCCGAGATAACCCTCTCGCCGCTACACACCTGCTGCCTCGGCGCGGTGCGGCCCGGCGTGGGGCTTGCGGTGAGGTTCCCGAGGTTCACCGGCCGCTACAGAAGCGACAAGTCGCCAGAGCAGGCCACCACCGTGGCGGAGATGCTTGAGCTATATAAGAGGCAGAAGAAGGTGGCTCAGCCGGAGTAG
- a CDS encoding carbohydrate kinase family protein: MVVASIGNLNFDLYLRISELPGPDENVEALDLYTGGGGSAANFAVAVARMGLGARFIGAVGDDPLGEISLRELRSEGVDVTFVKRVRGMRSGVVVVLVHPDGVKRMLSHRGANLGLTPADLTVDKFSGVRHIHLATGRTELILRAKEIARKIGATVSVDGGTALARKGLEIVKAAVEGVDVVFMNHVEAKLLANTGDHKSAIERLAGELRVGELVITLGPIGAVAFKEGKLLQVDAFKVNAVDTTGAGDSFAAAYIAMYLEGRELYEKLLFANAAAAIKVTRPGARSSPRRDEVVSFLESFGYKI; the protein is encoded by the coding sequence GTGGTAGTTGCGTCTATTGGAAACCTGAACTTCGACCTCTACCTCAGGATATCGGAGCTACCGGGCCCCGACGAAAACGTCGAGGCTCTTGACCTGTACACCGGGGGCGGGGGGTCGGCCGCCAATTTCGCCGTGGCGGTCGCCAGGATGGGGCTGGGGGCGAGGTTTATAGGCGCCGTCGGCGACGACCCCCTCGGCGAGATATCTCTGAGAGAGCTGAGGTCTGAGGGGGTCGATGTTACGTTCGTAAAGAGGGTCAGGGGGATGAGGTCGGGCGTCGTGGTGGTGCTGGTGCACCCAGACGGGGTGAAGAGAATGCTGTCACACAGAGGGGCCAACCTGGGCCTCACCCCCGCGGACTTAACCGTGGACAAGTTTTCCGGAGTCCGGCACATACACCTAGCCACGGGGAGGACCGAGCTGATTTTAAGAGCTAAGGAGATCGCCAGGAAGATAGGCGCCACGGTGTCGGTAGACGGCGGCACGGCCCTCGCCAGGAAGGGGCTTGAAATTGTGAAGGCGGCGGTGGAGGGAGTCGACGTGGTCTTCATGAACCACGTAGAGGCCAAGCTCCTGGCAAACACCGGGGACCACAAATCCGCAATAGAGAGGCTGGCGGGGGAGCTGAGGGTTGGAGAGCTGGTGATAACCCTGGGCCCCATAGGCGCCGTGGCTTTCAAAGAGGGGAAGCTTCTCCAGGTAGACGCCTTTAAAGTAAACGCCGTCGACACGACGGGCGCGGGGGACAGCTTCGCAGCCGCCTACATCGCCATGTATCTAGAGGGGAGGGAGTTGTACGAGAAGCTTCTCTTTGCCAATGCCGCCGCCGCTATAAAAGTGACGCGGCCGGGCGCCAGGTCGTCACCCCGCCGCGACGAAGTGGTTTCGTTTCTCGAGTCTTTTGGATACAAGATTTAA